CACTGCGCCAGCCACCGACAAACCCGCACCAACAAGCGCGGCGGCGCAAACGCGTGGCAGCCTCACTTGCCAGACTACATTTACCGTCAACGAATCCAGAGAGGACGTCTGACCCGTGAGTTTGCACCAGATAATCTGGCACACGTCAACTGGCCCCACATCGTACGATCCAAGCGTCAACGAAAACACGAAGAACGCCAAGGGCAGGGTGAAAAGCACGATGCCCATCAGGGTCATCCCAAAAGCCGCATGCCTCTTTTCGGCAGTCGAAGAACTCCAAGACAGACAAAGGCCAGACGGCACGGAAGCCTCATTCCGCGCCGTCCTGATAAGAAATGAACGTATGGCAAGCACTACGCAACCGTTCCGGTGAACTCGATTCCATAGAAGCGCTCATAAAACTCTCGGGCCTTATCCTCGACCTGATCTGCCGAGACTTTGTCGGGATAGAACGTGTGCGCCAACCAAAGTTCGCCAAGAGCAATGGAATCGGTATCAGGGTTGCCCCAGGGCTTCGTCCAGTACGGAGCCTCGATAACTTACCCATCTTTTACGGCATTGAGCTCCGCGTATTGCGAGTCGGTCGTGATGGTTTCGTAGTCATCGGGGTAACGGTCCTGCGTAATGATCGCATCGGGATTCCAGGTGGCCACAAGCTCGGCATTGTAGTCGGTGTTACCTTGGACGCCCGCGAGCGCTGCGGCGTTGACCGCACCCGAGCGAAGCAACTGACAACCAACGTACTTGTCGTTGCCATATGCAATGCCATTAGCCAGGACGGCGACCTTAACGCGCTCATCGTCTTCAATATCGCCAACTGCATTGTCCACGACGCTACGACTGTCCAGGCAGAAGTCCCAAATCTCCTCGGCAGTGTCTTCTTTTCCAGAAAGAGTGCCGAGCCTCTTAATGGCCCATTCGCAGCCCTCGGTATAGGCTGCGTCAGCATTGGCAAGGCGCGGGTTCTGAGCCTCGGCCTGCTTGCCCTCACCACGCAAGGTCACGACTACCACGGGAATGCCAAGATTCTTTACCTGTTCAATAGCATCTTTGGGAGCTTGCGCAGCAGCAATGACCACATCGGGATTGAGCGCGGCGATTTGCTCGACATTCCATTCCTGCAACCCACCGGGCATAGGCAGGTTCTCGATACCGGGGAACACATCGGTCATGTAATCACCCAGGTTCTTTTTCCAGCTGTCAACAATGCCGACAATGCTTGACTGAGCGCCAAGCTGACAGAGCATATCAAGCGAGTGGTGCTGCAAAACTACCATGCGCTCGCAGGGCACCGAAACGGTTACGTCGTTATCATTCTGGTCCTTAAACGTGATCTCGGTCTTTGAAGCGCTCGGCTCAGAAGCCGATGCATCCGCCACGTCGCTCGAGTTGCTCGAAGAAAAGCCCTGAGCGCAGCCCGTGATGCCAAAGGCGGCCATACTGCCAACGCCCAAAGCGCTAAGCTTCAGAAACGAACGGCGGGAACAGCACCTTCCTAGCACGCTTTCGAAACTATCACGCTTATTCATACCAAACCCTTTCGTTATTCTACGCTAAGATTATTTCCCATTTCGAATAATCCGCTTTGCGATTATAGACTCAACCGTGAATAATCCTCAACGAAATATTATTAAGATTTGTTAATACATTGACGCTGTCCCCCATTGCGTCAGATGAGCAACGTGACCATGGCTTATCGTCTTCGCCACCATAATGGCCGCAGCGATTCACGCGTGCGCCCAAGGCGAACCCCATTCTTACCTCATCCGTCGAACCTTCGTTCATATATACTTCCACTCGAGGGAGGAACATATAAACATCAACCAGATTGAATGGTTTTGCCTTGCGTGCGAGCATCGCTCATTTGCGAAGGCAGCGCAACTGGCTCATGTTTCGCGCCAAGCGTTCAGCAAGCAGATGAGCAACATGGAACGCACGCTGGGATATCCGCTGTTCAAGCGCGACGAAATCGGCGTGCACCCCACCGAGCGCGCATTAGCCATCTACCCTGCAGCACTGGATTGCATGAAAGGCTACCAATCGTTCGTGCAAGTGGCCGACGACCAGCTGTTGGAGTCGAAGCCCATCGTGCGCATAGGATTCGCCGACGGCATCATTGACGCACTGCCCGATGACTTCCTGTTTCAGCTGGAACAGGAATGCCCCTATTGCCAGATCACGGTTGAAAAGCACTACGTGAACCGCTGCATCGACCTTCTACGCGAAGACGAGCTCGACATGGTCATCTGCTCAACGCCCGGCAGCACCGCAGGACTCCGTGAACGCATTCTCACGCGCTTCCCCATCTACGTTGCCATCCCCCGCGCAATCATGGATTGCTCGATGAGAGAACCCACCCTAGAAGACCTTTCCCACCTTGAGTTCTTCGCTCTCGGAAACGACTTCCCCAACGACCGCGAAGTCGAAACGCTCTTCGACGAGCGCGGACTGCCCTTCCGCATGAACACGCAATACAACGACTACGACATCATCCTGAACGAAGTACGCCGCGGGCGCGGCTGCACATTCGTGCCTGCCACCTGCGTGGATGCCATCCGATGCGCATCGGTTCAAATCGTGGACTTCCCACTTCGCAACCATACGTGGAACATAGGGCTGTATTACGAGGAAGGCCTGCACGCGCATGCGACGCAGCAGGTCATCGACGCCATCTGCGCGCACTTCCCCGTCACGCAACCGCACGCCGAAAAGCACCGAGCCGCCCTGGCGCAATAAAACGCGAGAGATTCCACGTAGCAAGAACCCATAACGCACAAGCGAACTCGCGAAGGCATATCACCCCACGTTGCAAGGGGACGCAACGCATGCTTGCTCCCCACTCAAGCAATTGCTCCTTCCACGTTGCGCCCACCCGCGATACCTTGCACCTGTCTGTGAGGGACAGACAAAATCCGCAAGGAAAGGGGAGGTCATGACGAAGACCAACGTCAGCCGTCGCGCATTCTTCAAGGGCGCGGCATTCACCGCTGCAGGCGCGGGAATCGCAGGGCTGGGCCTATCGGGCTGCGCTAGCCCAAAAGGCTCTAGCGAGGCGCCCGCCAAGGCAAGCGCCACCAGCAACGTAAGCCCGCAAGAGGCTATCTCGCAGCTGAATCCGCAAGACTGGGATTACCGCAGCAATTCGGTAAAGGACTGGAACCAGACAAGCCTGTTCACGTCCTGGAAGTTCGGCAACCTAACGCTGAACAACCGCATGGTGAAGTCCGCCGCAGGATCGGCCTATCTGCCCTGGTGGACTACTGAAATGACCATCGCGGAATACACGCATTGGGCCAAAGGCGGCGTGGAGCTCATGTTCGTAGAGGACTATGCGAGCCTGCTTCCCCAC
This genomic stretch from Denitrobacterium detoxificans harbors:
- a CDS encoding ABC transporter substrate-binding protein, producing MNKRDSFESVLGRCCSRRSFLKLSALGVGSMAAFGITGCAQGFSSSNSSDVADASASEPSASKTEITFKDQNDNDVTVSVPCERMVVLQHHSLDMLCQLGAQSSIVGIVDSWKKNLGDYMTDVFPGIENLPMPGGLQEWNVEQIAALNPDVVIAAAQAPKDAIEQVKNLGIPVVVVTLRGEGKQAEAQNPRLANADAAYTEGCEWAIKRLGTLSGKEDTAEEIWDFCLDSRSVVDNAVGDIEDDERVKVAVLANGIAYGNDKYVGCQLLRSGAVNAAALAGVQGNTDYNAELVATWNPDAIITQDRYPDDYETITTDSQYAELNAVKDG
- a CDS encoding LysR family transcriptional regulator, yielding MAAAIHACAQGEPHSYLIRRTFVHIYFHSREEHININQIEWFCLACEHRSFAKAAQLAHVSRQAFSKQMSNMERTLGYPLFKRDEIGVHPTERALAIYPAALDCMKGYQSFVQVADDQLLESKPIVRIGFADGIIDALPDDFLFQLEQECPYCQITVEKHYVNRCIDLLREDELDMVICSTPGSTAGLRERILTRFPIYVAIPRAIMDCSMREPTLEDLSHLEFFALGNDFPNDREVETLFDERGLPFRMNTQYNDYDIILNEVRRGRGCTFVPATCVDAIRCASVQIVDFPLRNHTWNIGLYYEEGLHAHATQQVIDAICAHFPVTQPHAEKHRAALAQ